The Streptomyces sp. RKAG293 genome includes a region encoding these proteins:
- a CDS encoding SDR family NAD(P)-dependent oxidoreductase: MSSRFDSKVIVVTGGNSGMGRAVAERVASEGAGVVIAARRKDVGEEVAAGIRAAGGRAVFVGADVTVEEEAARVVEAAVAEFGRLDGAFNNVGGVNAFGPVQSIDADGWQADIAHNLSTVFYGLKYQIPAIVAAGGGAIVNNASNLGVVGMAGVSPYVAAKHGVVGLTRAVALETAEQGVRVNALVTGGVDTPLFRATMGATPEAVAAIAAMHPMGRIALPEEIAAFAAFLLSDEAAFITGAALAVDGGFTAR, encoded by the coding sequence TTTGATTCCAAGGTAATTGTCGTCACCGGGGGAAATTCCGGAATGGGAAGGGCGGTCGCGGAACGCGTCGCGTCCGAAGGTGCTGGTGTGGTGATTGCCGCGCGGCGGAAGGATGTCGGGGAGGAAGTGGCGGCGGGGATTCGGGCCGCTGGTGGGCGGGCGGTGTTCGTGGGGGCTGATGTCACCGTTGAGGAGGAGGCCGCACGGGTGGTGGAGGCCGCGGTCGCGGAATTCGGGCGGCTGGACGGTGCTTTCAACAATGTCGGCGGAGTTAATGCGTTCGGGCCGGTGCAGTCGATCGACGCCGACGGCTGGCAGGCGGATATCGCGCACAATCTGTCGACCGTGTTCTACGGACTCAAGTACCAGATTCCGGCGATCGTCGCGGCCGGTGGTGGCGCGATCGTCAACAACGCGTCCAACCTCGGTGTCGTGGGAATGGCCGGGGTCTCGCCTTATGTGGCGGCGAAGCACGGGGTCGTCGGGCTGACGCGGGCGGTGGCGCTGGAGACCGCCGAGCAGGGGGTGCGGGTCAACGCGCTGGTGACCGGGGGAGTGGACACACCGCTGTTCCGGGCCACGATGGGCGCGACACCGGAGGCGGTGGCGGCGATCGCCGCGATGCACCCGATGGGGCGGATCGCGCTGCCTGAGGAGATCGCCGCGTTCGCCGCGTTCCTGCTCAGCGACGAGGCGGCGTTCATCACCGGCGCCGCACTGGCGGTGGACGGCGGCTTCACGGCCCGCTGA
- a CDS encoding ATP-binding protein, producing MKQQPGALGRNALPAAVPVLATPTAPTAPCGPAQAAIPAQVPVPAPGPPGTAFRTFPGTPAHVSTARRYVTQFLADPGYRHVIDDAVLLVSELASNAILHTRSGDPLGGFTVELGFSADTVRIAVHDQGSREVPRVLHGNGEGGRGLGLVEVLAADWGITGGPAGRTVWFALTLRP from the coding sequence ATGAAGCAGCAGCCAGGGGCACTCGGGCGGAACGCGCTCCCCGCCGCCGTGCCCGTCTTAGCGACCCCGACGGCCCCGACGGCCCCTTGCGGCCCGGCCCAGGCCGCGATCCCCGCGCAGGTCCCCGTCCCGGCTCCGGGCCCGCCGGGTACGGCCTTCCGGACCTTCCCCGGCACCCCGGCGCATGTCTCCACCGCCCGCCGCTACGTCACCCAGTTCCTCGCGGACCCGGGCTACCGCCATGTCATCGACGACGCCGTGCTCCTGGTGAGCGAGCTGGCGAGCAACGCGATCCTGCACACCAGGTCGGGGGATCCGCTCGGCGGCTTCACCGTCGAACTGGGCTTCTCCGCGGACACGGTGCGCATCGCCGTCCACGACCAGGGCAGCCGCGAGGTCCCGCGGGTGCTGCACGGCAACGGGGAGGGCGGGCGCGGCCTCGGACTCGTCGAGGTCCTCGCCGCCGACTGGGGCATCACGGGTGGTCCGGCCGGTCGCACCGTCTGGTTCGCACTGACCCTGCGGCCGTGA
- a CDS encoding SpoIIE family protein phosphatase has translation MPAAQGPGSWDLAEFHQELSALSERISDLRGRRDGRPADILGALDLALVELEVAEDELRTCMEELHAHGERIAQRVEGADREWQMLNTTFRELPVPVFLLSPEGAIHRANDEAARLLGSTGEQLTGQPLAARVQAEYRRVFRSALGAAQRGARPGPLPLLLTSTDGTSAVRIQLAQLRTPPGARPLISAVVLSPDSGESPDAHDPPRPRDDAARTDRADAGTVHRAIAASNRTSIRDRSPDTATQRDEVAMGVRRLDVVCRMTRLLVGEPLRPGPGLLERAASLLADEFSARVIFFLVRAGTPHQVAAMPADAPPYARPAPGPRPGTRAGREASTATAQRVARAVISSGAALLEPAPPVDGVTPRPLGPVLGVPLGTGPETLGALVLLRCGGSHGFTLPDLGLLEELGQHLAMALLAERDHRRQENAAQVLQFSLLPSELPEIPFTEVAGLYRPPGGGPQVGGDFYDAFATLGGWGLVVGDVCGKGVEAASVTAAVRHGIRTLSVWEEHPDVVLEKVNHAMAVQHPTDRFVTAVFAHVRAERGQARVRLASAGHLPAAVLRADGTVGFARGGGRPLGLYASPEAEVEELVLRGGDVLLMYSDGVTEARDRDRSFFDDDRLLTALAGTRGLSAEAVVSAVEQQVMEFAGGSPQDDLTLLALRVVPQEEDRS, from the coding sequence ATGCCGGCTGCCCAGGGTCCCGGGTCCTGGGACCTGGCCGAGTTCCATCAGGAACTGAGCGCGCTCAGCGAGCGGATCTCCGATCTGCGCGGCCGCCGTGACGGCCGCCCCGCGGACATCCTCGGCGCACTCGACCTGGCCCTCGTCGAACTCGAGGTCGCCGAAGACGAGTTGCGGACCTGCATGGAGGAGCTGCACGCGCACGGCGAGCGGATCGCGCAGCGCGTCGAGGGCGCCGACCGTGAGTGGCAGATGCTCAACACCACCTTCCGCGAACTCCCCGTCCCGGTGTTCCTGCTCAGCCCGGAAGGCGCCATCCACCGCGCCAACGACGAGGCCGCGCGGCTGCTCGGCAGCACCGGCGAGCAGCTGACGGGACAGCCCCTGGCGGCGCGGGTCCAGGCCGAGTACCGGCGGGTCTTCCGGTCGGCGCTCGGTGCCGCGCAGCGCGGCGCCCGGCCGGGACCGCTGCCGCTGCTGCTCACCAGCACCGACGGAACGAGCGCGGTGCGGATCCAACTGGCCCAGCTGCGGACCCCGCCCGGCGCCCGCCCGCTGATCTCCGCCGTCGTCCTGTCCCCCGACTCCGGCGAATCCCCGGACGCCCACGACCCTCCCCGTCCCCGCGACGATGCCGCGCGCACGGACCGCGCAGACGCCGGCACCGTGCACCGTGCGATCGCCGCCTCGAACCGTACGAGCATCCGCGACCGGAGCCCGGACACGGCGACCCAGCGGGACGAAGTCGCCATGGGCGTACGGCGGCTGGACGTCGTCTGCAGGATGACGCGGCTGCTGGTCGGCGAGCCGCTGCGGCCGGGCCCCGGCCTGCTCGAACGGGCGGCCAGCCTGCTCGCCGACGAGTTCTCCGCCCGGGTCATCTTCTTCCTCGTGCGGGCCGGGACACCGCACCAGGTCGCCGCGATGCCCGCGGACGCGCCGCCGTACGCCCGTCCGGCGCCCGGTCCCCGGCCGGGGACCCGGGCCGGCCGAGAGGCGTCGACGGCCACGGCGCAGCGCGTGGCCCGTGCCGTCATCAGCTCCGGCGCCGCCCTGCTCGAACCGGCGCCCCCGGTCGACGGCGTCACTCCGCGGCCCCTCGGACCGGTCCTCGGCGTACCGCTGGGCACCGGCCCCGAGACCCTGGGCGCGCTGGTGCTGCTGCGCTGCGGCGGGTCCCACGGCTTCACCCTCCCCGATCTCGGTCTGCTGGAGGAGCTGGGCCAGCACCTCGCGATGGCGCTGCTCGCCGAACGGGACCACCGCCGCCAGGAGAACGCCGCGCAGGTGCTCCAGTTCAGCCTGCTCCCGTCCGAGCTGCCCGAGATCCCGTTCACCGAGGTGGCCGGCCTGTACCGGCCGCCGGGTGGCGGCCCGCAGGTCGGCGGCGACTTCTACGACGCCTTCGCCACCCTCGGCGGCTGGGGCCTGGTCGTCGGCGACGTCTGCGGCAAGGGCGTCGAGGCCGCGTCCGTCACGGCCGCCGTGCGGCACGGCATCCGCACGCTGAGCGTCTGGGAGGAGCACCCGGACGTGGTGCTGGAGAAGGTCAACCACGCGATGGCCGTGCAGCATCCGACCGACCGGTTCGTCACCGCCGTCTTCGCCCATGTCCGGGCGGAGCGCGGGCAGGCCCGGGTGCGGCTGGCCAGCGCCGGTCATCTGCCCGCCGCGGTGCTGCGGGCGGACGGCACGGTCGGGTTCGCCCGGGGCGGCGGGCGGCCGCTCGGGCTGTACGCGTCGCCCGAGGCCGAGGTCGAGGAGCTCGTCCTGAGGGGCGGGGACGTCCTGCTGATGTACTCGGACGGTGTCACCGAGGCCCGCGACCGCGACCGGTCGTTCTTCGACGACGACCGGCTGCTCACGGCCCTGGCCGGGACCCGCGGCCTGTCCGCGGAGGCGGTGGTGAGCGCGGTGGAGCAGCAGGTCATGGAATTCGCCGGCGGCTCCCCGCAGGACGATCTGACGCTGCTCGCACTGCGGGTGGTCCCACAGGAAGAGGACCGCTCATGA
- a CDS encoding glycoside hydrolase family 18 protein, protein MRRRFLGRLAVAACSLSLVVGLPALTTAASAHQPEHHQGPEYKRVGYFTQWGIYGRNYQVKNLQTSGTAAKLTHLNYAFANIGTDGKCFEANVPGQGDAWADYQRPLDAASSVDGTADTAEQPLAGNFNQLRELKKANPRLKTMISIGGWGWSTNFSDAALTPASRSAFVASCIDVFIKGNLPLLDGKGGPGSAAGLFDGIDIDWEWPGSAGNTGTVYRPEDKRNFTALTAEFRRQLDAYGRRTHRHYDLSAFLPAAPAKIDAGFEARKIFNYLDFGTVQGYDFHGPYEATTNQQSALTTPRNSPVPNEFSDAQAVGDWLKRGAPARQLVLGVPFYGQGWTGVPDGGTHGLYQPSTGPAPATWQPGNEDYHALKALAASGTYQVYRDTRNGFAWLYDGTNFWTYDDPQVLKAKTSWIRDHGLGGAMVWSLDGDTADGELIAAIDRGLSHR, encoded by the coding sequence ATGCGTCGAAGATTTCTCGGCAGGCTGGCCGTCGCCGCCTGCTCCCTGTCCCTGGTGGTGGGGCTGCCCGCGCTCACCACCGCCGCCAGCGCGCACCAGCCCGAGCACCACCAGGGCCCCGAGTACAAGCGGGTCGGCTACTTCACCCAGTGGGGCATCTACGGGCGCAACTACCAGGTCAAGAATCTGCAGACCAGCGGTACCGCCGCCAAGCTGACGCACCTCAACTACGCCTTCGCCAACATCGGCACCGACGGCAAGTGCTTCGAGGCGAACGTGCCCGGCCAGGGCGACGCCTGGGCCGACTACCAGCGTCCGCTCGACGCCGCGAGTTCCGTGGACGGCACCGCCGACACCGCGGAGCAGCCGCTGGCGGGCAACTTCAACCAGCTGCGCGAGCTCAAGAAGGCCAACCCGCGCCTCAAGACGATGATCTCGATCGGCGGCTGGGGCTGGTCCACGAACTTCTCCGACGCGGCGCTCACGCCCGCCTCGCGGAGCGCCTTCGTCGCGTCCTGCATCGACGTCTTCATCAAGGGCAACCTGCCGCTGCTCGACGGCAAGGGCGGCCCCGGGTCCGCCGCGGGCCTGTTCGACGGCATCGACATCGACTGGGAGTGGCCGGGCTCGGCCGGCAACACCGGCACCGTCTACCGCCCCGAGGACAAGCGGAACTTCACGGCGCTCACCGCCGAGTTCCGCCGCCAGCTCGACGCGTACGGCCGCCGGACGCACCGGCACTACGACCTGTCGGCGTTCCTCCCGGCCGCCCCGGCCAAGATCGACGCCGGCTTCGAGGCCCGCAAGATCTTCAACTACCTGGACTTCGGCACCGTCCAGGGCTACGACTTCCACGGGCCCTACGAGGCCACCACCAACCAGCAGTCGGCGCTCACCACTCCCCGGAACTCCCCCGTTCCGAACGAGTTCAGTGACGCGCAGGCCGTCGGCGACTGGCTGAAGCGCGGCGCGCCCGCCCGGCAGCTCGTCCTCGGCGTGCCCTTCTACGGCCAGGGCTGGACCGGCGTCCCCGACGGCGGCACCCACGGCCTCTACCAACCGTCCACCGGCCCGGCCCCCGCCACCTGGCAGCCGGGCAACGAGGACTACCACGCCCTCAAGGCCCTTGCGGCCTCGGGCACTTACCAGGTGTACCGCGACACCCGTAACGGCTTCGCGTGGCTCTACGACGGCACCAACTTCTGGACCTACGACGATCCCCAGGTCCTCAAGGCGAAGACGTCCTGGATCCGCGACCACGGACTGGGCGGCGCCATGGTCTGGTCCCTGGACGGCGACACCGCCGACGGCGAACTGATCGCCGCCATCGACCGCGGTCTCAGCCACCGCTGA
- a CDS encoding DUF4190 domain-containing protein — MDIPPPHPPSEDQPQPQPEDQPRPPQDDQPQPEDRPGPPANDQPQPEDAPRPPANDGPSLVKSAEPATPEPAASEPSAAAAPAPDPTASDPAASDPAASGLPSYPQPPAGPQPPYGQGPHGRPPFPPPGPYGQPPYGQPPYGQGPYPPPPYQQYWYPPPPAPSMNGMAIASFVLAVSCIPVFGVVFGIIALSQIRKRGQQGKALAISGIAVSGVATLFLAVVITLGVVGALDSGTRTDDLRTGQCFNLHGDSLSESSGESKGVDVVPCAEEHDAETFGVTSLSDAPSDYPGDDEVQTLADTKCNVLAEDYLDGSDRSVDSLSIYYSLPRKSGWSNGDRRVTCFFGDGGRKMTGSVKASSGDSGTHA; from the coding sequence GTGGACATACCGCCGCCCCATCCGCCGTCAGAAGACCAGCCCCAGCCGCAGCCGGAGGACCAGCCCCGGCCGCCGCAGGACGATCAGCCGCAGCCGGAGGACCGGCCCGGGCCGCCGGCGAACGATCAGCCGCAGCCGGAAGACGCGCCGCGGCCGCCGGCGAACGACGGGCCGAGCCTGGTGAAGTCGGCCGAACCGGCCACGCCCGAGCCCGCCGCGTCCGAACCGAGCGCAGCCGCTGCACCCGCGCCGGATCCGACCGCTTCCGACCCTGCCGCTTCCGATCCCGCCGCCTCGGGCCTGCCGTCGTATCCGCAGCCCCCGGCCGGGCCGCAGCCGCCGTACGGTCAGGGGCCGCACGGCCGGCCGCCGTTCCCGCCGCCGGGTCCGTACGGGCAGCCTCCGTACGGCCAGCCGCCGTACGGGCAGGGCCCGTACCCGCCGCCGCCGTACCAGCAGTACTGGTACCCGCCGCCGCCCGCGCCGTCGATGAACGGCATGGCCATCGCGTCCTTCGTGCTGGCCGTGAGCTGCATCCCCGTGTTCGGGGTGGTGTTCGGGATCATCGCGCTCTCCCAGATCCGCAAGCGGGGGCAGCAGGGCAAGGCGCTGGCCATCTCGGGTATCGCGGTCTCCGGCGTGGCGACGCTCTTCCTCGCGGTGGTGATCACCCTCGGGGTGGTCGGCGCCCTGGACAGCGGCACGCGCACGGACGACCTGCGGACGGGCCAGTGCTTCAACCTGCACGGTGATTCGCTCAGCGAATCCAGCGGGGAGTCCAAGGGCGTCGACGTGGTGCCGTGCGCCGAGGAGCACGACGCGGAGACCTTCGGCGTCACCTCCCTCTCGGACGCGCCCTCGGACTACCCGGGCGACGACGAGGTGCAGACGCTGGCGGACACCAAGTGCAACGTGCTCGCGGAGGACTACCTCGACGGCTCCGACCGGTCGGTCGACTCGCTCAGCATCTACTACTCGCTGCCGCGCAAGAGCGGTTGGTCGAACGGCGACCGCAGGGTGACCTGCTTCTTCGGCGACGGCGGCCGGAAGATGACCGGCTCGGTCAAGGCGTCCTCGGGGGACTCGGGAACCCACGCGTAA
- a CDS encoding GntR family transcriptional regulator yields the protein MPFGEQPAYLRVADDLRQKILDGTLAPHTRLPSQARIRTEYGVSDTVALEARKVLMAEGFVEGRSGSGTYVRERAEPRRIIRSGYRPASPPSPFRQEQGDEGVKGTWESSSNQDLATQPVAERLRIEPGDRVMRTRYLYRTDGEPMMLATSWEPLAVTGRTPVMLPEEGPLGGQGVVERMAGIEFVVDNMVEEVGARPGLADETAALGGVPGHIVMEVRRTYFASGRPVETADIIVPAERYRVAYHLPVK from the coding sequence GTGCCTTTCGGTGAGCAGCCCGCATACCTTCGTGTGGCCGACGACCTGCGCCAGAAGATCCTCGACGGAACGCTCGCGCCGCACACCCGGCTGCCCTCCCAGGCGCGCATCCGTACCGAGTACGGGGTGTCCGACACCGTCGCGCTGGAGGCACGCAAGGTGCTGATGGCCGAGGGGTTCGTCGAGGGGCGCTCCGGCTCGGGGACGTACGTGCGCGAGCGCGCCGAACCGCGCCGCATCATCCGCTCGGGCTACCGCCCGGCGAGCCCGCCCAGCCCCTTCCGCCAGGAGCAGGGCGACGAGGGCGTGAAGGGCACCTGGGAGTCGAGCAGCAACCAGGACCTGGCGACGCAGCCGGTGGCCGAGCGGCTGCGGATCGAGCCGGGGGACCGCGTCATGCGCACGCGTTACCTCTACCGGACCGACGGCGAGCCGATGATGCTCGCGACCTCGTGGGAGCCGCTGGCGGTCACCGGCCGCACCCCGGTGATGCTGCCGGAGGAGGGGCCGCTCGGCGGCCAGGGTGTCGTCGAGCGGATGGCGGGCATCGAGTTCGTGGTCGACAACATGGTCGAGGAGGTCGGCGCGCGGCCCGGTCTCGCGGACGAGACGGCGGCGCTCGGCGGAGTGCCCGGCCACATCGTGATGGAGGTCAGGCGGACGTACTTCGCGTCCGGCCGACCGGTGGAGACCGCGGACATCATCGTGCCGGCCGAGCGGTACCGCGTTGCATACCACCTGCCGGTGAAGTGA
- a CDS encoding RpiB/LacA/LacB family sugar-phosphate isomerase, with protein MRIAVSSDMDEPVARLVVDELRHRGHTVLAFGALRAGDRMGMRRGAELGGGVVAGDGWAWSAEAAAREVAAGRTEQAVVCCWTGTGASIAANKVAGVRAALCGDAYTARGARQWNDANVLALSLRLTSGALLSEILDAWFDAVASGDADVQANIEHVDSIGGSDGASGGIADDASDEAHDGAPVGETVR; from the coding sequence ATGCGGATTGCCGTTTCCTCGGACATGGATGAACCGGTGGCGCGGCTGGTCGTCGACGAGCTGCGCCACCGCGGCCACACCGTGCTCGCCTTCGGGGCGCTGCGGGCCGGAGATCGTATGGGAATGAGGAGGGGCGCGGAGCTCGGTGGAGGGGTGGTGGCGGGCGACGGGTGGGCGTGGAGCGCCGAGGCCGCCGCGCGTGAAGTGGCGGCCGGCCGTACCGAGCAGGCCGTGGTCTGCTGCTGGACGGGTACGGGTGCGTCCATCGCCGCCAACAAGGTGGCGGGCGTGCGCGCCGCCCTGTGCGGTGACGCCTACACGGCGCGTGGCGCGCGCCAATGGAACGACGCGAACGTGCTGGCCCTCAGCCTGCGGCTGACCAGCGGGGCGCTGCTCTCCGAGATCCTGGACGCGTGGTTCGACGCGGTCGCGAGCGGCGACGCGGACGTCCAGGCCAACATCGAGCATGTCGATTCCATCGGGGGTTCCGACGGGGCTTCCGGCGGGATTGCCGACGATGCGTCGGATGAGGCTCACGACGGGGCTCCGGTCGGGGAGACGGTCCGATGA
- a CDS encoding SPOR domain-containing protein: protein MTDLPWVVVRQDDNGNRYRVGRYATREEAERVSDMLDARGHKQLYLVERIDRQAS, encoded by the coding sequence ATGACCGATCTCCCGTGGGTCGTCGTACGCCAGGACGACAACGGCAACCGCTACCGCGTCGGCCGGTACGCGACGCGTGAGGAAGCCGAACGCGTCTCCGACATGCTGGACGCGCGCGGTCACAAGCAGCTCTACCTCGTCGAGCGGATCGACCGCCAGGCGTCGTAG
- a CDS encoding (deoxy)nucleoside triphosphate pyrophosphohydrolase, which yields MTLRVVVGGAVLDQGRLLAARRSAPPALAGRWELPGGKVEPGETHEQALVRELREELGVEVEPIARIPGEWPLSAGLVLHAWTARLVSGTPEPLEDHDELRWLSPDRIHDVDWLDQDRPAVAWTAAHLLASG from the coding sequence ATGACATTGCGCGTGGTCGTGGGCGGAGCCGTACTGGACCAGGGACGGCTCCTCGCCGCCCGCCGCAGCGCCCCGCCCGCGCTCGCCGGGCGCTGGGAGCTGCCGGGCGGCAAGGTCGAGCCGGGCGAGACCCACGAGCAGGCCCTGGTGCGCGAGCTGCGCGAGGAACTCGGCGTCGAGGTCGAGCCGATCGCCCGGATCCCGGGGGAGTGGCCGCTGAGCGCGGGGCTGGTCCTGCACGCGTGGACGGCGCGGCTGGTGTCCGGAACCCCGGAGCCGCTGGAGGACCACGACGAGCTGCGGTGGCTGTCGCCGGACCGCATCCACGACGTCGACTGGCTCGACCAGGACCGCCCAGCGGTCGCCTGGACCGCCGCCCACCTCCTCGCCTCCGGCTGA